A DNA window from Mucilaginibacter xinganensis contains the following coding sequences:
- a CDS encoding DUF4296 domain-containing protein, which translates to MHKYITLFFSVSLFLFSCKGSNAPDGVINNKQMTRLLTEVHLIDGRMYGLFQSQDSLNKYGTSRYDALFKRYHTDSAQFTKSFKYYARQPVELQKMYDQILINLKQKNDSLVKVQHKADSLNRIKQQNKPNIE; encoded by the coding sequence ATGCATAAATATATAACCTTGTTTTTTTCAGTATCCCTTTTTTTATTTTCATGTAAGGGCAGCAATGCTCCTGATGGGGTTATAAACAATAAACAGATGACCAGGCTACTCACCGAAGTTCATCTTATTGACGGCCGGATGTATGGTCTGTTCCAATCACAGGATAGCCTTAATAAGTATGGCACCAGCAGGTACGATGCGCTTTTTAAAAGATACCATACCGATTCTGCTCAATTTACGAAGAGCTTTAAGTATTATGCCAGGCAACCCGTTGAGCTTCAAAAAATGTATGACCAGATTCTAATCAATCTGAAACAAAAAAATGATTCTTTGGTGAAGGTTCAGCATAAAGCCGACTCATTGAACAGGATAAAACAACAGAATAAACCTAATATAGAATAA
- a CDS encoding YggS family pyridoxal phosphate-dependent enzyme → MSIAENIKSLKKETELIHVSLIAVSKTKPVEDVLEAYHTGQRLFGENMVQELVEKYEQLPKDIQWHLIGHLQSNKVKYIAPFVSMIQSVDSLKLLQEINKHAEKNNRIIDCLLQVYIADEDTKFGLGFDEVIELLRSEEFAKLGHIKIRGLMGIATNTDNEKQVKDEYYELKTFFDGIKQSFFRKDDAFDTLSMGMSADYKIAVEQGSNMVRLGSTIFGKRIIKHWKNN, encoded by the coding sequence ATGAGCATAGCAGAGAACATCAAAAGCTTAAAAAAAGAAACTGAACTTATACATGTAAGCCTGATTGCGGTATCAAAAACAAAACCTGTTGAAGATGTGCTGGAAGCTTACCATACAGGACAACGCTTATTTGGTGAAAATATGGTGCAGGAGCTGGTAGAAAAGTATGAACAGTTGCCAAAAGATATCCAGTGGCATTTGATAGGGCACCTGCAGAGCAATAAAGTTAAATATATTGCCCCCTTTGTGAGCATGATCCAGTCTGTGGATAGCTTAAAGTTACTGCAGGAGATAAATAAGCATGCCGAAAAAAACAACCGCATTATTGATTGCCTGCTGCAGGTTTATATTGCAGATGAGGACACAAAATTTGGGCTGGGTTTTGACGAGGTGATAGAGCTGCTGCGATCAGAAGAATTCGCCAAACTCGGGCACATCAAAATCCGCGGTTTGATGGGCATTGCCACCAATACCGATAATGAGAAACAAGTAAAGGACGAATACTACGAATTGAAAACTTTTTTTGATGGCATAAAGCAAAGTTTTTTCCGCAAAGACGATGCTTTTGACACCCTTTCAATGGGCATGTCGGCCGATTATAAAATAGCTGTGGAACAGGGAAGCAATATGGTAAGGCTGGGCAGCACTATTTTTGGCAAACGTATTATTAAGCACTGGAAGAACAATTAG
- a CDS encoding endonuclease MutS2 — protein sequence MLYPSNSTDKLGFTEVKELIKAHCLSEMGRQMVDKIQVMNNYDQIRKFLYQANEFKNILENDAPLPIHHFFDIKSLANKAKIEGAFLSEEEFYQVRASLTTVFAVIGYFNEREGQYPNLEALFEHLPIEKAILKKIDLVIDQKGKIRPNASRDLQDITSGIAKAEQEARKKIDVIFKSASGNGWTADGSLTIRDGRLCIPLLAENKRKLKGFIHDESASGQTVYMEPEEVFTLNNKIRDLEFERRREIIKILTALTDELRPYVPLLLSYHGLLTKLDFVRAKALFAIDIEGNMPEVVNDATLKLSNARHPLLLLNFKKEGKTVVPLNVRIDEGTRIIVVSGPNAGGKSVCMKTVGLLQMMVQAGLLISAAEGSVTGVFKQLFVDIGDDQSIESDLSTYSAHLSKMKNFVEQANGKTLILIDEFGTGTDPQFGGPIAEAVLESLNHKKVKGMVTTHYSNLKIFASHTEGIENASMLFNNVEMKPLYMLEVGKPGSSYAFEIAQKIGLPQNVLNLAKNKVSAGQKKVDTLLVDLEREKKEILDTRIKLEKQQRHVNVLLAENEKLKSYLDENKKTLIREAKDQAKNIILNANKLVENTISEIKSSNADKETTRTLRENLNTELQKNTVKPVVVKTTVADEELKPGDWVKLTDSETTGQVIEVIKDNVVIAIGDLRTVAKKKRVMKVSKSSVPKEIRKSYSQTNDMASFSPEIDVRGQRTEDALNNIERLFDRAVMMGFGNLKIIHGKGDGILRKMIRQYLKKYEQVDRMEDEHLDRGGDGITYVYLK from the coding sequence ATGCTTTACCCGAGTAATAGTACTGATAAACTTGGTTTTACCGAGGTAAAAGAACTGATAAAAGCACATTGCCTGAGTGAAATGGGCCGGCAAATGGTCGATAAGATCCAGGTAATGAATAATTACGATCAGATCCGCAAGTTTCTTTACCAGGCGAATGAGTTTAAAAATATTTTGGAGAATGACGCGCCATTACCTATTCATCATTTTTTTGATATAAAATCACTGGCCAACAAGGCGAAAATAGAAGGCGCTTTTTTAAGCGAAGAAGAGTTTTACCAGGTGCGGGCATCGCTAACCACCGTTTTTGCGGTAATTGGTTATTTTAACGAGCGCGAAGGGCAATATCCCAACCTGGAGGCCCTGTTTGAACACCTTCCAATTGAAAAAGCCATCCTTAAAAAAATAGACCTGGTTATTGATCAAAAAGGGAAAATAAGGCCCAATGCCTCGCGCGACTTACAGGACATTACGTCCGGAATTGCAAAGGCAGAGCAGGAGGCCCGCAAGAAAATTGATGTGATATTTAAGAGTGCCTCCGGTAACGGCTGGACCGCAGACGGTTCATTAACCATTCGCGACGGGCGTTTGTGTATCCCTTTGCTGGCAGAAAATAAACGCAAGCTGAAAGGTTTTATTCATGACGAATCAGCTTCCGGCCAGACCGTTTATATGGAGCCAGAGGAGGTGTTTACCTTAAATAACAAAATTCGCGACCTGGAATTTGAACGCCGGCGGGAAATAATCAAGATCTTAACGGCTTTAACGGATGAACTCAGGCCTTATGTTCCGCTATTACTTTCTTACCACGGCCTTTTAACAAAACTTGATTTTGTTAGGGCCAAGGCACTTTTTGCGATAGATATAGAGGGCAATATGCCCGAAGTGGTGAATGATGCCACACTAAAATTGAGCAACGCCCGCCATCCCCTTTTACTTTTGAATTTCAAGAAGGAAGGTAAAACAGTTGTTCCATTAAATGTCCGGATTGATGAGGGCACACGGATAATTGTAGTGTCGGGGCCAAATGCGGGTGGTAAATCTGTTTGTATGAAAACCGTAGGGCTGCTGCAAATGATGGTGCAGGCAGGCTTATTGATCTCGGCCGCCGAAGGGAGTGTTACCGGTGTTTTTAAGCAGCTTTTTGTGGATATCGGCGATGATCAATCTATTGAAAGCGACCTGAGCACCTATAGTGCTCATCTTTCAAAAATGAAAAATTTTGTAGAGCAGGCTAACGGCAAAACGCTGATCCTGATTGACGAATTTGGAACCGGAACAGATCCTCAATTTGGCGGGCCTATTGCCGAGGCCGTATTGGAGTCGTTAAATCACAAAAAGGTGAAGGGGATGGTTACTACCCACTACTCAAACCTTAAAATATTTGCAAGCCATACGGAGGGAATAGAGAATGCCTCGATGTTGTTCAATAACGTTGAGATGAAACCGCTGTACATGCTTGAAGTTGGAAAACCCGGCAGTTCGTACGCATTTGAGATAGCGCAAAAGATAGGCTTGCCCCAAAATGTACTTAACCTCGCCAAAAATAAAGTTAGTGCAGGGCAAAAAAAGGTGGATACGTTATTGGTTGACCTGGAGCGGGAGAAAAAAGAAATCCTGGACACCCGGATAAAACTTGAAAAGCAACAAAGGCACGTGAATGTGCTGTTGGCTGAAAATGAAAAACTAAAGAGTTATCTTGACGAAAATAAGAAAACACTGATCAGGGAAGCTAAAGACCAGGCGAAGAATATCATCCTGAATGCTAATAAGCTGGTAGAAAATACCATCTCAGAAATTAAAAGCAGTAATGCCGATAAGGAGACAACCCGTACGCTACGTGAAAATTTAAATACAGAACTCCAAAAAAATACGGTTAAACCTGTTGTGGTAAAAACAACGGTTGCTGATGAGGAATTAAAGCCGGGCGATTGGGTTAAACTTACGGACAGCGAAACCACGGGCCAGGTTATAGAAGTAATAAAAGATAACGTGGTAATTGCCATTGGCGATTTGCGCACCGTTGCCAAAAAGAAACGGGTGATGAAAGTATCCAAATCATCAGTACCAAAAGAAATCAGGAAAAGTTATAGTCAAACCAATGATATGGCTTCCTTCAGCCCGGAAATTGACGTGCGCGGGCAGCGGACGGAAGATGCACTTAATAATATTGAACGGCTGTTTGATCGTGCCGTAATGATGGGTTTTGGTAACTTAAAGATTATTCATGGCAAAGGCGATGGCATATTGCGCAAAATGATCAGGCAATATCTGAAAAAATATGAGCAGGTTGACCGGATGGAAGATGAGCACCTGGACAGAGGCGGGGATGGCATTACTTATGTATATTTGAAATAA
- a CDS encoding GNAT family N-acetyltransferase, whose translation MTDQVNIRIAKKEDCPRLMELVNELALYEKAPEEVTVTLQEFEEAGFGQKPVWKAFVAEVNDLIVGFAVYYIRYSTWKGNRMYLEDLIVTESMRGKKVGKLLFNRLINEAKEMGFNGMSWQVLDWNEPAINFYNKYEASIEAGWLNASLSKEQLLNY comes from the coding sequence ATGACAGATCAGGTCAACATAAGAATAGCAAAAAAAGAAGATTGCCCCCGTTTAATGGAACTGGTAAATGAACTGGCCCTGTACGAAAAGGCGCCGGAAGAAGTGACCGTTACTTTACAGGAGTTTGAAGAGGCCGGGTTTGGCCAAAAACCGGTTTGGAAAGCCTTTGTTGCCGAAGTAAATGATTTAATAGTTGGTTTTGCCGTTTATTACATCCGCTATTCAACCTGGAAAGGCAACAGGATGTATCTTGAAGACCTGATAGTAACCGAGAGCATGCGCGGCAAAAAAGTAGGAAAGCTGCTTTTTAACAGGTTAATTAATGAAGCAAAAGAAATGGGTTTTAATGGAATGTCGTGGCAGGTGCTCGACTGGAACGAACCTGCCATCAATTTCTATAACAAATATGAAGCAAGCATTGAAGCGGGATGGCTTAATGCATCCTTATCAAAAGAACAGCTTTTAAATTATTGA